Proteins from a genomic interval of Lathamus discolor isolate bLatDis1 chromosome 19, bLatDis1.hap1, whole genome shotgun sequence:
- the LAMTOR5 gene encoding ragulator complex protein LAMTOR5 isoform X2, with the protein MEGTLEQHLEDTMKSPAVVGVLCTDSQGLNLGCRGTLSDEHAGVISVLAQQAAKLTSDPTDTPVVCLESDSGNIMIQKHDSITVAVHKLAS; encoded by the exons ATGGAGGGGACGCTGGAGCAGCACTTGGAGGACAC CATGAAGAGCCCGGCCGTGGTGGGCGTCCTGTGCACGGACTCGCAGGGGCTCAACCTGGGCT GCAGAGGAACCCTCTCGGATGAGCACGCTGGTGTCATCTCTGTGCTTGCGCAGCAGGCAGCCAAGCTCACCTCTGACCCGACCGACACCCCCGTGGTGTGCCTGGAGTCGGACAGCGG GAACATCATGATCCAGAAGCACGACAGCATCACCGTAGCAGTCCATAAGCTGGCGTCCTGA
- the LAMTOR5 gene encoding ragulator complex protein LAMTOR5 isoform X1 has product MEGTLEQHLEDTMKSPAVVGVLCTDSQGLNLGWPPQPHGTHPPPYTERSQSQLVLPLGFRLPVARGHQRGEMLHGLSREAGAAPTAPEGICLCGGTWNGLGWKGSVKVT; this is encoded by the exons ATGGAGGGGACGCTGGAGCAGCACTTGGAGGACAC CATGAAGAGCCCGGCCGTGGTGGGCGTCCTGTGCACGGACTCGCAGGGGCTCAACCTGGGCT ggcccccccagccccacggcaCTCACCCCCCGCCGTACACTGAGAGGAGCCAGAGCCAGCTCGTTCTGCCGCTGGGATTCAGGCTTCCGGTGGCTCGAGGGCACCAACGCGGGGAGATGCTGCATGGGCTGTCAAGGGAGGCGGGAGCGGCCCCCACAGCTCCGGAGGGGATCTGTTTATGTGGAGGcacatggaatggtttgggttggaaggggtctGTAAAGGTCACTTAA